One Prosthecobacter sp. SYSU 5D2 genomic window carries:
- a CDS encoding DEAD/DEAH box helicase gives MPFKALGLDAKILQAISEAGYTEPTPIQAAAIPPIIAGNDLIGIAQTGTGKTAAFTLPVLTLLAAAQGKRGTKVLILAPTRELVVQIEENVLAYAKHLPLTIAKVFGGVGERPQINSLRNGCDIVIATPGRLIDLMGQGHGDFSGLQHLVLDEADRMLDMGFLPSIKRIVQKMPRKRQTLMFSATLSKEIESLTHEFQNHPKIVQIGRRSNPAETVTQLVYEVPVHLKPSLLSHLLKDDQMDMVLVFTRTKHGADRVARKLEQTGVKCATLHANRSQNQRLKALADFKSGAVRVLVATDIAARGIDVDGISHVVNYDFPMHAEDYVHRIGRTGRAQAIGDAISFISPEDQAPLRSLERFINRGLIRKKAEGFDYNASAPPRSEEPPRYRDPRSRQQGGGRGGRPQGQGGQGQNGQGGQGGQPRKDGGGRASGDRQARPQGGARDTRPQGNARPPRQGQGRPQGDSTASSTSSDSESGSKRSLWKRLSGR, from the coding sequence ATGCCTTTCAAAGCTCTGGGCCTCGACGCCAAAATTCTCCAAGCCATTTCCGAAGCCGGTTATACTGAACCGACGCCCATCCAGGCCGCCGCCATCCCGCCCATCATTGCCGGAAACGACCTCATCGGCATTGCCCAGACAGGCACTGGGAAAACCGCCGCTTTCACCCTTCCCGTGCTCACCCTGCTGGCCGCTGCGCAGGGCAAACGCGGTACCAAAGTGCTCATCCTCGCCCCTACCCGCGAGCTGGTCGTCCAGATTGAAGAAAACGTACTGGCCTACGCCAAGCACCTGCCGCTGACCATCGCCAAAGTCTTCGGCGGAGTCGGCGAGCGCCCGCAGATCAACTCCCTGCGCAACGGCTGCGACATCGTCATCGCCACCCCCGGTCGTCTCATTGACCTCATGGGCCAGGGCCACGGCGACTTCAGCGGATTGCAGCACCTGGTCCTCGACGAAGCCGACCGCATGCTGGACATGGGCTTCCTGCCCAGCATCAAGCGCATCGTCCAAAAGATGCCGCGCAAACGCCAGACGCTGATGTTCTCCGCCACGCTCTCCAAGGAGATCGAATCGCTGACGCACGAGTTTCAAAATCATCCCAAGATCGTCCAGATCGGCCGCCGCTCCAATCCGGCGGAAACGGTGACGCAGCTTGTTTATGAGGTGCCCGTTCACCTGAAACCCTCCCTGCTCAGCCACCTGCTGAAGGACGACCAGATGGACATGGTGCTCGTCTTTACCCGCACCAAGCACGGTGCCGACCGCGTGGCCCGCAAGCTGGAGCAGACCGGTGTCAAATGCGCCACGCTGCACGCCAACCGCTCCCAAAACCAGCGCCTCAAAGCCCTGGCCGATTTCAAATCCGGCGCGGTTCGCGTCCTGGTGGCCACCGACATCGCCGCACGCGGCATTGACGTGGACGGCATCTCCCATGTGGTGAACTACGACTTCCCCATGCATGCGGAAGATTACGTGCACCGCATCGGCCGCACCGGTCGTGCCCAGGCCATTGGCGATGCCATCAGCTTCATCAGCCCTGAGGACCAGGCTCCTCTGCGCAGCCTGGAGCGGTTCATCAATCGCGGTCTCATCCGCAAAAAAGCGGAAGGTTTTGACTACAATGCCTCCGCTCCTCCACGCAGCGAAGAGCCGCCCCGTTATCGCGATCCCCGCAGCCGCCAACAGGGAGGTGGCCGTGGTGGACGCCCACAGGGCCAAGGTGGCCAGGGCCAAAACGGTCAGGGTGGACAAGGCGGCCAGCCACGTAAGGATGGCGGCGGCAGAGCTTCCGGTGACCGGCAGGCACGGCCGCAAGGTGGCGCACGCGATACCCGCCCTCAGGGCAATGCCCGACCCCCACGCCAAGGCCAGGGACGCCCGCAGGGCGACTCCACAGCCTCCAGCACGTCTTCTGACTCCGAAAGCGGCAGCAAGCGCAGCCTATGGAAGCGCCTTTCGGGCCGCTAA